From the Natrarchaeobaculum aegyptiacum genome, one window contains:
- a CDS encoding ABC transporter ATP-binding protein, with protein MLRATGVTKAFGGLVAVDDVSFEIDDEEVVGLIGPNGAGKTTLFNAITGVYPPTEGEIYLNGTEITGMKPHEISRTGVARTFQTARTFNESTVLENVVVGGIFGNGDSRSAAEERARQNLAFVGLDDAIDEEVGALNLADRKLLELARALTTEPEFVLVDEIGSGLTPAELETLTDTLLRIRSERGISVFWIEHIMDAIMGSTDRIIVLNQGEKIADGTPEEVQQNQQVEEAYLGGVEV; from the coding sequence ATGTTACGGGCGACAGGTGTAACTAAGGCGTTTGGAGGCCTGGTAGCCGTTGACGACGTCTCCTTCGAGATTGACGACGAAGAAGTCGTTGGACTGATCGGGCCGAACGGGGCCGGTAAAACGACACTGTTCAACGCTATTACCGGCGTTTATCCGCCGACCGAAGGCGAGATCTATCTGAACGGCACGGAGATTACCGGCATGAAGCCCCACGAGATATCGCGAACGGGGGTCGCGCGAACGTTCCAGACCGCACGAACGTTCAACGAGTCGACGGTACTCGAGAACGTCGTCGTCGGGGGTATCTTTGGGAACGGTGATTCTCGGTCAGCGGCAGAAGAACGCGCACGTCAAAACCTGGCGTTCGTCGGCCTGGACGACGCCATCGACGAAGAGGTCGGGGCTCTGAACCTGGCAGATCGGAAGCTCCTCGAGTTAGCCCGCGCACTGACGACCGAGCCGGAGTTCGTCCTGGTCGACGAGATCGGCAGCGGGTTGACGCCAGCGGAACTCGAGACGTTGACCGATACGCTCCTGCGGATCCGGTCCGAACGCGGGATCTCCGTCTTCTGGATCGAACACATCATGGATGCGATCATGGGCTCGACCGATCGGATCATCGTCCTCAATCAGGGTGAGAAGATCGCCGACGGGACGCCCGAGGAGGTCCAGCAGAACCAGCAAGTCGAGGAGGCCTACCTCGGAGGTGTCGAGGTATGA
- a CDS encoding methyl-accepting chemotaxis protein, whose amino-acid sequence MPDPDLFRPQQTASSDDAPRGDDESADADRLREERDFWKSLFENLVQDFPEPVLVVDDDGTITHWNDPHVELSGITHEEAIGNKAIDVIGTEGVTETLAEEIARTGESVSEDKIRSNTGDDNEWHIRAAGAPLRDTDGEPIGAFEYINIVTDLEKRRREIKNVQEEITDIVHGAVDDLLETTEQNAETNDQLRRTSRAQVQNLETIRDEMESLSATVEEVAASADEVSDQSVTAAELAGESKAKTRAIGDAIDEIREAATALADHSRDLQARMEEIDTLVDVIDGIADETNLLALNANIQAAQVGSGAEGFTVVADEVKDLADKSKEEVATIETIVDEVRANTDETVERVDTTLEQVDDAIDHAEAVDEMQSEITQAIDEASAGIEQIAQATDEQAATSEEVATMLGDAVEEIEQIADEVDTLAEVNGAQAESVRAVREDVNELESSLESA is encoded by the coding sequence ATGCCAGATCCGGACCTGTTTCGACCTCAGCAGACCGCGTCATCCGATGACGCTCCCCGGGGTGACGACGAATCGGCCGACGCCGATCGCCTTCGAGAGGAACGTGATTTCTGGAAATCACTTTTCGAGAACCTCGTCCAGGACTTTCCGGAACCGGTTCTCGTCGTCGACGACGACGGAACGATTACCCACTGGAATGATCCACACGTAGAATTATCTGGAATAACTCACGAAGAAGCAATTGGCAACAAAGCAATAGACGTAATTGGAACCGAAGGCGTCACCGAAACGTTGGCCGAAGAGATCGCCCGAACGGGAGAATCGGTCAGTGAAGACAAAATTCGGTCGAACACCGGCGATGATAACGAGTGGCACATCCGGGCAGCCGGTGCACCGTTACGGGATACGGATGGAGAACCCATCGGTGCTTTTGAATATATTAATATTGTTACAGATCTCGAGAAGCGTCGCAGAGAAATCAAAAATGTGCAGGAGGAAATTACCGACATCGTTCACGGCGCTGTCGACGATCTTCTCGAGACGACAGAACAGAACGCTGAGACGAACGACCAGCTCCGGCGAACGTCTCGAGCGCAGGTCCAGAACCTGGAAACGATCCGTGACGAGATGGAATCACTCTCGGCGACCGTAGAAGAAGTGGCGGCCAGCGCCGACGAAGTGAGTGATCAGAGTGTGACTGCCGCTGAACTCGCAGGCGAATCGAAAGCGAAGACCCGGGCGATCGGTGATGCGATCGACGAAATTCGCGAGGCAGCGACTGCGCTCGCCGACCACAGCCGTGATCTCCAGGCGCGGATGGAAGAGATCGACACGCTCGTCGACGTCATCGACGGCATCGCAGACGAGACGAACCTGCTCGCGTTGAACGCCAACATTCAGGCCGCACAGGTCGGCAGCGGAGCGGAAGGGTTCACCGTCGTCGCCGACGAGGTCAAAGACCTCGCCGACAAATCGAAAGAAGAAGTCGCAACGATCGAAACGATCGTCGACGAGGTCCGGGCGAACACCGACGAAACGGTCGAACGCGTCGACACCACTCTCGAGCAGGTCGACGACGCAATCGACCACGCCGAAGCGGTCGACGAGATGCAATCGGAGATCACTCAGGCGATCGACGAGGCGTCCGCGGGAATCGAACAGATCGCACAGGCGACCGACGAACAGGCCGCGACCAGCGAGGAAGTCGCGACCATGCTCGGTGACGCCGTCGAGGAGATCGAACAGATCGCAGACGAAGTCGACACCCTCGCCGAGGTCAACGGGGCTCAGGCCGAGAGCGTTCGAGCGGTACGCGAAGACGTGAACGAACTCGAGTCGAGTCTCGAGTCGGCCTGA
- a CDS encoding DUF7283 family protein — MDLEAPMDAWYAYVAVVLVSVTFAGITLGLASLPPPDAPKAATTIERVTSSDYAASARYNHDLCPRTNATSS; from the coding sequence ATGGATCTCGAGGCGCCGATGGACGCGTGGTACGCCTACGTCGCCGTGGTGCTCGTCAGCGTCACGTTCGCGGGTATCACACTCGGCCTCGCGTCACTTCCACCACCGGACGCACCAAAAGCAGCAACGACGATCGAACGCGTCACGAGCAGCGACTACGCCGCCAGCGCACGATACAACCACGATCTGTGCCCCCGAACGAACGCGACGTCATCGTAG
- a CDS encoding glycerophosphodiester phosphodiesterase — translation MRVIAHRGFADIAPENTVSAIQSVGRRADAVEFDVRRCGSGELVVVHDETIDRVTEGTGLVADLSLEALQSYTVLDSGEPIPTLEDVLEAVPPHLELSVELKSSGIAADVLETIDGLENRVVLSSFLPSELRRVRDLDPDQPTGLLVGRTLEAPVTTAVELDCEVVGATYARCLGTRIVDRAHDVGLEISAWTVDRPVLARVLAWRGVDSVSADRPIGR, via the coding sequence ATGCGCGTGATCGCCCATCGTGGGTTCGCGGACATAGCTCCCGAAAACACCGTTTCGGCTATCCAGTCAGTCGGCAGACGTGCCGACGCAGTGGAGTTCGACGTTCGCCGGTGTGGCTCGGGAGAACTCGTCGTCGTCCACGACGAGACGATCGACCGGGTTACCGAGGGCACCGGACTCGTCGCCGACCTCTCCCTCGAGGCCCTGCAGTCCTACACCGTACTCGATTCCGGCGAGCCGATCCCGACGCTCGAAGACGTCCTCGAGGCCGTCCCGCCGCATCTCGAACTCTCGGTCGAACTCAAGTCATCGGGGATCGCGGCTGACGTCCTCGAGACCATCGACGGGCTAGAAAACCGCGTCGTACTCAGCTCGTTTCTCCCGTCGGAACTCCGTCGCGTTCGAGACCTCGACCCGGACCAGCCGACGGGACTGCTCGTCGGTCGCACACTCGAGGCGCCCGTTACCACGGCCGTCGAACTGGACTGTGAGGTCGTCGGCGCCACCTACGCGCGCTGTCTCGGCACGAGAATCGTCGACCGGGCACACGACGTCGGACTCGAGATCAGCGCATGGACGGTCGACCGGCCCGTACTGGCGCGCGTGCTCGCCTGGCGTGGCGTCGACTCAGTCTCTGCCGATCGCCCGATCGGTCGCTGA
- a CDS encoding response regulator has translation MTNVLEEPIEILLVEDNPGDVRLTEVAFDDLDIPVELTVATDGNDALEFLAERRDEPSTLPELVLLDLNLPRTGGFEFLEAIQNDAELARIPILVLTSSTACEDVVESYDLAANAYLTKPTDPNEYTDMVAVVADFWFNRAALPSTSH, from the coding sequence ATGACGAACGTGCTCGAGGAACCGATCGAAATCCTCCTCGTCGAGGACAATCCGGGGGACGTTCGACTGACAGAAGTCGCGTTCGACGACCTCGACATTCCCGTCGAACTCACGGTTGCGACCGACGGCAACGATGCTCTCGAGTTTCTCGCAGAACGGCGAGACGAGCCATCGACACTTCCAGAACTCGTCTTGCTCGACCTCAACCTTCCGCGCACGGGTGGGTTCGAATTTCTGGAGGCTATCCAGAACGACGCTGAACTCGCACGAATCCCGATCCTCGTCCTGACGAGTTCGACGGCCTGTGAAGACGTCGTCGAGAGTTACGACCTCGCGGCGAACGCGTACCTCACGAAGCCGACAGATCCGAACGAGTATACCGATATGGTCGCCGTCGTCGCGGACTTCTGGTTCAACCGAGCCGCGCTGCCGTCGACTTCTCACTGA
- a CDS encoding SDR family oxidoreductase, which produces MSPPTDHSSLDEDFEDTVAVITGASGALGSACVERFHELGATVCAVDVVEPAADESALEPETLGAVSFYETDLTEESAVETLVDDVVADHGRLDHLVNVAGTWRGGDPIEETDESEFDLLVDVNLRTAFLASKHALPHLQETEGSIVSVSARSALEGGSGDGPYRITKAGVRLLMETIAVENRGTVRANAVMPSVIDTPANREMMPDSDHESWVDPRDIADVMAVLCSDLTSVTSGAAVPVYGKA; this is translated from the coding sequence ATGTCACCACCGACAGATCACTCGTCACTGGACGAAGACTTCGAAGACACTGTCGCGGTAATCACCGGGGCAAGCGGCGCCCTCGGGAGTGCCTGCGTCGAGCGATTCCACGAACTCGGTGCCACGGTGTGTGCCGTCGACGTCGTCGAGCCAGCCGCCGACGAGAGTGCCCTCGAGCCGGAGACACTCGGGGCAGTGTCGTTCTACGAGACGGACCTGACCGAGGAGTCGGCAGTCGAGACACTCGTCGACGACGTCGTAGCCGACCACGGGCGACTCGATCACCTGGTGAACGTCGCCGGTACGTGGCGTGGCGGCGACCCGATCGAGGAGACCGACGAAAGCGAGTTCGACCTGCTCGTCGACGTCAACCTCAGGACGGCCTTTCTGGCGTCGAAACACGCCCTGCCCCACCTCCAGGAGACGGAGGGATCGATCGTGAGCGTCAGCGCCCGGTCCGCACTCGAGGGGGGATCCGGTGACGGCCCATACCGGATAACGAAAGCCGGTGTCCGGCTACTGATGGAGACGATCGCCGTGGAGAATCGTGGAACCGTCAGGGCGAACGCGGTGATGCCGAGTGTCATCGATACGCCGGCGAACCGTGAGATGATGCCCGACTCCGATCACGAATCGTGGGTCGACCCTCGAGATATCGCTGACGTGATGGCCGTCCTCTGTAGCGACCTGACGAGCGTGACGAGCGGTGCTGCGGTCCCGGTGTACGGCAAAGCCTGA
- a CDS encoding MarR family transcriptional regulator yields MRSHESATQAQLEPVPETIESSQAKLVYLCLEASDGATVEDLTETLTMKKIDVLSVLHSLERDGLVDNRHGEFVVLE; encoded by the coding sequence ATGCGTTCACACGAGTCAGCGACGCAAGCACAGCTCGAACCAGTTCCAGAGACGATCGAGTCGTCACAGGCCAAGCTGGTGTACCTCTGTCTCGAGGCGAGTGACGGTGCCACAGTCGAGGACCTGACCGAGACGTTGACGATGAAGAAAATCGACGTGCTGAGCGTGCTGCACTCCCTCGAACGCGACGGACTCGTCGATAATCGCCACGGTGAGTTCGTCGTCCTCGAGTGA
- the glnA gene encoding type I glutamate--ammonia ligase has translation MTGGNLTSAEQDVLDEIESEDVDFLRLQFTDILGVVKNVAVPARQAEKAFTEGIYFDGSSIEGFVRIQESDMRLVPDPDTFAILPWRQDEDGVSARMICDVYDTSTGEPFEGDPRRVLKNAIERAESMGFEANFAPEPEFFLFTEDEDGRATTETADHGGYFDLAPKDLASDVRRDIIYGLEAMGFEIEASHHEVARGQYEINFEYDDALSTADNVATFRTVVRAIAAQHDLHATFMPKPIPRINGSGMHTHMSLMTEDGENAFYDEDDEFSLSETAHSYLAGILEHAPAITAVANPTVNSYKRLVPGYEAPVYVAWSDRNRSALVRKPAARVPAASRIELRSPDPSCNPYLAFATMLHAGLDGIEKGLECADPIRENIYEFDEAKRDEYGIDTLPTNLGEAVDALEEDEVIYEALGEHVAPKFVEAKTQEFGEYLVEVSEWELDQYLETF, from the coding sequence ATGACAGGTGGAAACCTGACTTCGGCAGAACAGGACGTACTGGACGAAATCGAATCGGAGGACGTCGACTTCCTCCGACTGCAGTTCACGGACATCCTCGGCGTCGTGAAGAACGTGGCCGTTCCGGCTCGACAGGCAGAAAAGGCGTTCACCGAGGGGATCTACTTCGACGGCTCCTCGATCGAGGGCTTCGTTCGCATCCAGGAATCGGACATGCGACTCGTCCCCGATCCAGACACGTTCGCGATCCTCCCGTGGAGACAGGACGAAGACGGCGTCTCCGCCCGGATGATCTGTGACGTCTACGACACCTCGACGGGCGAACCGTTCGAAGGCGACCCACGTCGCGTCCTCAAGAACGCGATCGAACGCGCCGAATCGATGGGCTTCGAGGCGAACTTCGCTCCCGAGCCGGAGTTCTTCCTCTTCACGGAAGACGAGGACGGCCGAGCCACCACGGAGACCGCAGACCACGGCGGCTACTTCGACCTCGCCCCCAAGGACCTCGCGAGCGACGTCCGACGGGACATCATCTACGGCCTCGAGGCGATGGGCTTCGAGATCGAGGCCAGTCACCACGAGGTCGCCCGCGGCCAGTACGAGATCAACTTCGAGTACGACGACGCGCTCTCGACGGCGGACAACGTCGCGACGTTCCGCACGGTCGTCCGGGCTATCGCCGCCCAGCACGACCTCCACGCGACGTTCATGCCAAAGCCAATCCCGCGAATCAACGGTTCGGGCATGCACACGCACATGTCCCTGATGACCGAAGATGGCGAGAACGCTTTTTACGACGAAGACGACGAGTTCAGCCTCTCGGAGACGGCCCACTCGTACCTCGCGGGCATCCTCGAGCACGCCCCCGCGATCACGGCGGTCGCGAACCCCACCGTGAACAGCTACAAGCGCCTCGTCCCCGGCTACGAAGCACCGGTCTACGTCGCCTGGTCCGACCGCAACCGCTCGGCGCTCGTGCGCAAGCCGGCCGCGCGCGTCCCGGCTGCCTCGCGCATCGAACTGCGCTCGCCGGACCCCTCGTGTAACCCATACCTCGCGTTCGCCACGATGCTCCACGCGGGTCTCGACGGGATCGAGAAGGGGCTCGAGTGTGCCGACCCGATCCGCGAGAACATCTACGAGTTCGACGAAGCCAAGCGCGACGAGTACGGCATCGACACCCTCCCGACGAACCTCGGTGAAGCCGTCGACGCCCTCGAGGAAGACGAAGTCATCTACGAGGCCCTCGGCGAGCACGTCGCACCCAAGTTCGTCGAAGCGAAGACTCAGGAGTTCGGCGAGTACCTCGTCGAAGTCTCCGAATGGGAACTCGATCAGTACCTCGAAACGTTCTGA
- a CDS encoding zinc ribbon domain-containing protein has translation MTGTVPSNPATRAGTRRKSTLFCPACDHQSPVDGDWVIDAGVDTERYVCPDCGYTLTERPRPRSARPLSRLAQSSVDVWRTSLEAGVAGYVATWGYPMVAMAGAVRS, from the coding sequence ATGACCGGGACTGTTCCTTCCAATCCAGCAACTCGAGCGGGGACGCGACGGAAGTCGACCCTGTTCTGCCCGGCCTGTGATCACCAGAGTCCAGTCGACGGGGACTGGGTGATCGACGCGGGGGTGGACACCGAGCGGTACGTCTGCCCCGACTGCGGGTACACGCTCACCGAGCGGCCACGGCCACGATCGGCCCGGCCGCTGTCGAGACTCGCCCAGAGTTCGGTCGACGTCTGGCGGACCTCCCTCGAGGCGGGCGTCGCCGGTTACGTCGCGACGTGGGGATACCCGATGGTCGCGATGGCAGGGGCCGTTCGCTCCTGA
- a CDS encoding thioredoxin family protein, producing MNDRTVKPVELETEADLEAFLADNDVAIVEVYTSGCPKCQAMAPVLGNVARQTGLAIGTCNPADDPAFTERLDVLSVPALYLFEDGSEVARVADGFLGGDEVVSFVAEHVPEAVDA from the coding sequence ATGAACGATCGAACGGTGAAGCCGGTCGAACTCGAGACGGAAGCCGACCTCGAGGCGTTTCTGGCGGACAACGACGTCGCGATCGTCGAGGTGTACACGTCGGGGTGTCCGAAGTGCCAGGCGATGGCGCCTGTTCTGGGAAACGTCGCCCGCCAGACCGGGCTGGCGATCGGGACGTGTAACCCAGCCGACGATCCCGCGTTTACCGAGCGCCTCGACGTGCTGTCGGTCCCGGCGCTGTATCTGTTCGAAGACGGAAGTGAGGTTGCTCGCGTCGCAGACGGCTTCCTCGGCGGCGACGAGGTAGTTTCGTTCGTCGCCGAACACGTCCCCGAAGCCGTCGACGCGTAG
- a CDS encoding SprT-like domain-containing protein, whose amino-acid sequence MTGESDDETYTLDDELLARARIHAREVVDEYDVSVDLGALEWDVSARAKRRAGACRWHADREVATIVLARRAYEAYDWPAFAAVVRHELVHAWEFQQFGESGHGPRFLERAAELDAPRHCQSFSDPRYVLHCLEDHCDWRAERHRASQPVKAPDQYRCGACGGSYEVEHVESGRTWTSASGFGGVKAALGDRW is encoded by the coding sequence GTGACAGGCGAGAGCGACGACGAGACCTACACCCTCGACGACGAACTGCTCGCCCGGGCCAGGATCCACGCCCGCGAGGTCGTCGACGAGTACGACGTGTCAGTCGACCTCGGCGCCCTCGAGTGGGACGTCTCGGCGCGGGCGAAACGTCGTGCTGGCGCGTGTCGATGGCATGCAGATCGCGAGGTGGCGACGATCGTCCTCGCGAGGCGGGCCTACGAGGCCTACGACTGGCCGGCGTTCGCTGCGGTTGTCAGACACGAACTGGTCCACGCCTGGGAGTTCCAGCAGTTCGGAGAATCCGGCCACGGACCACGATTTCTGGAGCGGGCCGCCGAACTCGACGCGCCCCGTCACTGCCAGTCGTTCTCCGACCCCCGGTACGTCCTGCACTGTCTCGAGGACCACTGCGACTGGCGGGCCGAGCGCCACCGTGCCTCACAGCCGGTGAAAGCCCCTGATCAGTATCGCTGTGGCGCGTGTGGGGGTTCCTACGAGGTCGAACACGTCGAGAGCGGTCGAACCTGGACGAGCGCAAGCGGCTTCGGCGGCGTGAAAGCGGCCCTCGGCGATCGGTGGTGA
- a CDS encoding nitrous oxide reductase accessory protein NosL, with protein sequence MTGRDVDRRTRRQALAATGTALAMGIAGCADDGDGTTDGAVDAAGANAEPDGSSPFLFDHPVDEPETFDSSHACGVCTMGVLNYEDRMAQLAHEDGSGMAFCSPGCLFAYVAYPGHFDGAAANVANVWVTTFDTGELIDANEASFVLERDERRSDAPMTIDPEVYEDEAAALEFVERYEDLDEDDVVGFDAVDEDVARIYRPNRLP encoded by the coding sequence ATGACAGGAAGGGACGTCGACCGCCGAACACGTCGACAGGCACTCGCCGCGACGGGGACGGCACTCGCGATGGGGATCGCGGGGTGCGCTGATGACGGGGACGGGACCACCGACGGAGCGGTCGATGCCGCCGGTGCAAACGCCGAACCGGACGGCAGTTCCCCGTTCCTGTTCGATCACCCGGTCGACGAACCCGAGACGTTCGACTCCTCGCACGCTTGCGGCGTCTGCACGATGGGCGTCCTCAACTACGAGGACCGGATGGCCCAGCTCGCTCACGAAGACGGATCCGGCATGGCCTTCTGTAGCCCGGGCTGTCTGTTCGCTTACGTCGCCTATCCCGGTCACTTCGACGGCGCGGCCGCCAACGTCGCGAACGTCTGGGTCACTACGTTCGACACCGGTGAGTTGATCGACGCCAACGAGGCGTCGTTCGTCCTCGAGCGTGACGAACGTCGATCAGACGCCCCGATGACGATCGATCCGGAGGTGTACGAAGACGAGGCGGCCGCCCTCGAGTTCGTCGAGCGGTACGAGGACCTGGACGAGGACGACGTCGTCGGGTTCGACGCCGTCGACGAGGACGTCGCGCGGATCTACCGACCCAACCGGTTACCCTGA
- a CDS encoding ATP-binding response regulator: MGRDRSATNLPPVDGERRRPRRRSFRILYVDSDDDASTAVVDALAPSYPVDTARSLEAAESLLDRQIDCVVVTVDFLEGRDDPAAFFDCLERADPDTPVLLFGSTQDVDLLEQLLSVPRASVVTRTANGGVPKTDDLDDLLYALEEHYERSISDVRETVLEIARSLMSAAPDEIDVEVEWGLKLIGRRLDADRCLVFEYEGSSLDHRYSWSRTNHQERIGTIPTSRFPGFETALESFETFAIPADSRNGPEIEVPEGFVGTIHSNPDPDPDLESGRQDPEGHRVRYLADRDVESLLAVPIVVNWELEGVLAIEQETSRRWPYSLRQQVKTLAELIGYTLERERRRAELARHNDRLERFTAVVSHDLRNPLSVLTGYAELIEETGDPRYVDDVLESANRMEAMIDDLLELARDGADVDEFRTVDLDDLVTSAWNGVDTDGATLETVDLGTLECDPGRLRQVLENLFRNAVEHGSNPHDDGPGRVRIRVEGTADGFAVEDDGPGIPPDKRDLVFEEGFTGQDGTGLGLSIVETVVTGHGWTVTVTDGDLGGARFEFDTSGDVGPTRGTRGGY; encoded by the coding sequence ATGGGGCGTGATCGATCGGCGACGAACCTTCCCCCCGTCGACGGCGAGCGACGGCGTCCCAGACGCCGGTCGTTTCGAATCCTGTACGTCGATTCCGACGATGACGCCAGCACGGCGGTAGTCGACGCGCTCGCACCGTCCTACCCGGTCGACACGGCACGATCGCTCGAGGCGGCCGAGTCACTTCTCGACCGGCAGATCGACTGCGTCGTCGTCACCGTCGACTTCCTCGAGGGACGCGACGACCCGGCGGCGTTCTTCGACTGTCTCGAGCGCGCCGACCCGGACACACCCGTGCTCCTCTTCGGATCTACCCAGGATGTGGACCTCCTCGAGCAGCTTCTTTCCGTCCCCCGGGCGTCGGTCGTCACACGGACGGCGAACGGAGGGGTCCCCAAAACGGACGACCTCGACGACCTCCTGTACGCTCTCGAGGAGCACTACGAACGATCCATCTCCGACGTTCGCGAAACGGTCCTCGAGATCGCACGGTCGCTGATGTCCGCCGCGCCGGACGAAATCGACGTCGAAGTCGAGTGGGGGCTGAAGCTCATCGGCAGGCGTCTCGACGCCGACCGCTGTCTGGTCTTCGAATACGAGGGCAGCTCACTCGACCACCGGTACTCCTGGAGCCGGACGAACCACCAGGAACGGATCGGGACGATCCCGACATCCCGATTCCCGGGATTCGAGACTGCTCTCGAGTCGTTCGAGACGTTTGCGATTCCAGCAGACTCCCGCAACGGACCGGAGATCGAGGTTCCAGAGGGATTCGTCGGGACGATCCACTCGAATCCCGACCCCGACCCCGACCTCGAGTCGGGCCGGCAGGATCCTGAGGGCCACCGCGTCCGGTACCTCGCCGACCGCGACGTGGAGTCGCTGCTCGCCGTTCCGATCGTCGTCAACTGGGAACTCGAGGGCGTCCTCGCGATCGAGCAGGAGACGAGCCGGCGGTGGCCCTACTCGTTACGACAGCAGGTCAAAACCCTCGCGGAACTGATCGGGTACACCCTCGAGCGGGAACGACGACGCGCCGAACTCGCCCGCCACAACGACCGCCTCGAACGGTTCACCGCCGTCGTCAGCCACGACCTCCGGAACCCGCTGAGCGTCCTGACGGGCTACGCGGAACTCATCGAAGAGACAGGAGATCCACGGTACGTCGACGACGTCCTCGAGTCTGCGAACCGGATGGAAGCGATGATCGACGACCTCCTCGAACTCGCCCGGGACGGGGCCGACGTCGACGAGTTCAGAACCGTCGACCTCGACGACCTCGTGACCAGCGCCTGGAACGGCGTCGACACGGACGGCGCGACCCTCGAGACGGTCGACCTCGGGACGCTCGAGTGTGACCCCGGTCGGCTGCGGCAGGTGCTCGAGAATCTGTTTCGGAACGCGGTCGAACACGGCTCGAACCCCCACGACGACGGTCCGGGGCGAGTCCGCATCCGCGTCGAAGGGACGGCAGACGGGTTCGCCGTCGAAGACGACGGTCCCGGAATTCCGCCGGACAAACGCGACCTCGTCTTCGAAGAGGGGTTCACCGGTCAGGACGGCACCGGCCTCGGCCTATCGATCGTCGAGACGGTCGTGACCGGCCACGGCTGGACCGTTACCGTCACCGACGGCGACCTCGGCGGTGCACGCTTCGAGTTCGACACGTCCGGGGACGTCGGCCCGACTCGGGGGACTCGAGGCGGCTATTGA
- a CDS encoding DUF5794 domain-containing protein, translating into MSTSQHPVALRLERLVGGDARLLALVMMLPLIDGVFPALILAGALDTTLGAVQVGLLIFGGSATVAVILAEMTGTPREQAAIVLLIGLPLVALAGIQAALAPAIGSVLDIVVFERFAALVIAAIAAKTASATIGEYLPNPAVIIGLGLVASLDPNGAAFVVMDDAALVANAVLAAVVGVAFALGIALGGPYLREYMDIDRFRFGSAVALGLLPLSILGMAFGQAPLAALIVAGIFALDLPVPFDDDSSAEESDEQGATGIRELGHLRERGSDDEPIFGGWVASKPDEGVGLEDSNTESSDDASDSGGRAPWL; encoded by the coding sequence ATGAGCACGTCTCAACACCCGGTCGCGCTCCGTCTGGAGCGACTGGTCGGTGGTGACGCCAGGCTCCTCGCCCTGGTCATGATGTTGCCACTGATCGACGGCGTCTTCCCCGCGTTGATCCTCGCAGGGGCGCTCGATACCACTCTGGGTGCAGTGCAGGTCGGGCTCCTCATCTTCGGCGGCAGTGCGACCGTCGCGGTGATTCTCGCCGAGATGACCGGCACGCCCAGAGAGCAGGCGGCGATCGTCCTGCTGATCGGGCTCCCGCTCGTCGCGCTGGCGGGTATCCAGGCCGCACTCGCACCAGCGATCGGCAGCGTCCTCGACATCGTGGTGTTCGAGCGATTCGCTGCACTCGTCATCGCCGCCATCGCCGCCAAGACGGCGAGCGCGACCATCGGCGAGTACCTGCCGAACCCAGCGGTCATCATCGGGCTCGGCCTCGTCGCCAGTCTCGACCCCAACGGGGCCGCGTTCGTCGTAATGGACGACGCTGCACTCGTTGCAAACGCCGTCCTCGCGGCCGTCGTCGGCGTCGCCTTCGCGCTCGGAATCGCCCTCGGTGGGCCGTACCTCCGGGAGTACATGGACATCGACCGCTTCCGATTCGGAAGCGCCGTCGCACTCGGCTTGCTCCCGCTGTCGATCCTCGGAATGGCGTTCGGACAGGCACCCCTCGCCGCACTGATCGTCGCTGGCATCTTCGCGCTCGACCTCCCGGTCCCGTTCGACGACGACTCGAGCGCCGAGGAGTCGGACGAACAGGGAGCGACCGGAATCCGTGAACTCGGCCACCTGCGTGAGCGCGGGAGCGACGACGAACCGATCTTCGGCGGCTGGGTCGCCTCGAAGCCGGACGAGGGAGTCGGTCTCGAGGACTCGAACACGGAGTCGTCGGACGACGCGAGTGACTCCGGGGGTCGCGCGCCGTGGCTGTGA